In Antarcticibacterium arcticum, the genomic stretch GTACAACGCACTACCCTGAAATAAAAAACCAATTTCAGTGCGGAGTTCATCCATTTCATGCCTGGCTAATGTTGAAATATCATTCCCCAACACTTCAATACTTCCCTGGTCCGGTTCCATAAGCCCCACAAGGCACTTAATCATTACCGATTTTCCCGAACCCGATTTCCCCATCATAACCAGGTTCTCCCCTTCAAACAGCGTAAGATTAAAACCATTCAATACCTCCAGATCCCCAAAACCCTTATGCAGGTTTTTAATTTGCAGCACAGGTTTCTTGCGGGCTTTATGTTGTAATTCTCCCATAGTGCTTAGTAAAATATATCTGCAATAAAAACGGCTATAAAATCTATTACAAATAATAACATGGAAGTATAGACTACAGCTGCATTGGAGGCTTTTCCAACCCCTGCAGTGCCTTTTTTACTGTTGTAACCTTTAAAACAACCCACCAGTCCAATCGCAAATCCAAAGAAGAATGTTTTAATAGTGGCAGGGAAAAGATCCTTGTATTCAAGCGCATTGAATACCTGATTAAAATACAACTGAAACGAAACACCCCCCTTTAAGTTTTCTATCAAAGCCGAGCCAAACAATGCTATCGCATCTCCAAATACCACCAGTACAGGTAACATGAGAATAGCCGCCAAAATACGTGTAACTACCAGAAATTTGAAAGGGTTTGTGCCGGAAACCTCCATGGCATCAATCTGTTCGGTTACCCGCATAGACCCAAGTTCGGCACCAATTCCTGAACCTATGCGCCCGGCACATATTAGTGCAATAATTACCGGGCCTATTTCCCGCACTATAGATATACTTACCATAGAGGGCATCCAGGCTACTGCGCCAAATTCAATTAAGGTAGGCCTGGATTGCAATGTGAAAACCAACCCAAGAATAAATCCGGTAACCCCCACCAGCAGGATAGAACGGTTACCCATATTATAACACTGTTTCAGTAATTCCCTGAACTCAAAGGGCGTGGAAAATAATTCTACAAAAAACCTTCCTGCAAACCGCGCAAGCTCCCCGGCCTCTTCAAAAAAAGATCTTACATTGTGGTATAAAGGAATGGATGTTCTCATAGAACCCAGGTTAATCCGTTACAAATTTAATTCAGAAACTACGGGGTATAAATGATAATAGTCAGTATTTATGACTCTAATGTGGGGAAATAATAATTATTTTTTATTCAGAATAAATAATCTTCAGTAAAATTTAAAATAAGCGAACTTTTTAATTTTCAATAATAATTTTATACCTGCCAAGTAAACCTGCAATATTTGCACGTGAAAATCTTGCTGCGGTAATACTGTTAACTTCAGGATCTATTGAAAAATTTTGGGAAGTTCGGAGATCTGCTTTCTGTAAAATGGAATTACTAAATGTTGTCCCACTTAGATCACAGGAATCAAAAACGGCATTGCTAAGATTGGTTTCAGTAAAATCTGTTTCCCGCATTCTGCACTTGGAAAAATGAGTTCCTTTAATGTTTAGTTTATAAAAGGATGAAAAATCCAAAATACAATCCTGGAATTCAAAAGATAATAAAAAGGGGTTACACGCATCGAATCTTAACCCCATCAATTTACAATTGGAAAACAGCACATCTCTTAGGGTAGTCCCTGCAAATTGTGATAAACTAAAATCACAATTTTCAAATTTACAATCAATAAAGGAAAATGGCCCAAGGTTTTGTTGAGAGAAATTGCAGTTGGTAAAAATGCAGGATTCAAATTCTGCAGGATAGAGTTCTTCCGCAGTAAAATCCTTATTTTTAAAATCCTGATTTTCTATTAAACTCGCCTGCATTTCTTTTTTTGTTTGTGGTATGTTCATTATTTCGCAACCCAAGGGTGGGAACCTTGAATAAATATACAACAAATTGCAGCTAGTTGGAGATAACCTATTTACGGGCCAAATATAATTTGGCTGTGCCGGGCTGGATATTTAACTCATCTAAATGTCCCATTTTCCCCCTGTCCTCTGTGATTAAGTGCATATGTAAATAGGAATCATGGTGGGTAAATATTCCTTGGTGACTTGTAGAGAAAAAGCCTCCTATTAAAAACCGCTCGTTGGTGAGAAGATAAGATACCTGCCCTGAATGTGCCTCTTGCGGAGAGCTGACTGTAGTTCCGGGAGGCAGGTTCTGGATGTGGATAAGTGCATTTTTAGCGATTCCGGTAAGCTTAAACGCGAAGGGCCTCTCCAGGTCTTTGGTGAAGCCGTCTAAATAGCTTTCAAGATCTGCAATGGTTCTGATAGAATCGGGGAGGTGGGATTGCTCCCAATCCTGCACCCGCGTATAAACAAGGAAAGGTGCCTTCACTTTAAAGTTTTCCTCTACCTGCATACTCGAATCTGTGACAACTTTCGAAATATAGGATTTACCGTCAATAACCAAAATCTCCCCTAAAAGATTTTCCAGCGGCCCCACGGCGATAAGATTTTCCTTATGCGGCAGGCTATCCAGCTGGACAGTACCCTGAAGTTCTCCCTTCAACATAACGTTTTTCATTGCCCCACTCACCTTAACCATGGATAATTCGGTATTTGGCTTCGTGTCATTATTACCGCAACTCAAAAAAAGAAAACTTAAGAAAAATGTTAAATGAAGGATGGTCAATGATCTCATTATGAATAATAGAATTTAAATAATAAAGCAGCAAATTATGAATTATTAATTTGCTGTTATCATAATAAGGCCCAATTGCCTGCTAATTTATCCATATTTATACCCCCACCGGCATGATCGTTAGCCCCATCACTTTTGACCTAAGATTATCCAGCTCCCGGGCAACTAGATTTAAATCCCCTAAAAGAGCTTCCTGCTGTATGCCAAATAAGCTTTGGTAATATGAAATCCCTTCAAGCAGGTTTACCTTAAACTTTTCCATTTTCTTTATTTGGGGAACAGTGGGCTCGTCCCACAATTCTTCCAGTTGATCCTGAAAATAAGCAATGTAAATCCTTAGTTCCTTAATAAACATATTGGGCCTATCTGCATGGTCAATCACGTTGGTGTTCCCATAAATATGTTTTACCATATTTGAAAGAGAAACCACTTTGGAAAAGTATGCCATATTGGGTCCCGGGCAAATTGCCACTCCCTGTGCCTGGCCTTTTATACGCAGGTTATTTTCGAGGAAAGCGGTATTTCCCAGTCCAACACAAAGGCAGGATTTTTCTGTGATTCTTGATTTCCTCTTCTCATACAATCTTTTAGAAAGATTATTTTTTTCAACCTCAAGTTCCCCCAGCTTAATATCCTGAAACTTTTTTGATGCTGAACAAATTCCTTTGGGATTGTTATAATCCTTGCTCAATGCAAGGAATTTTTTAGGGCAGGAACTTCCTCCCTTATTCTCGGCAATTCTGCTTTGTTTTAATATTTCGTTGGTAGTGCCTTTTACGGTGTTAAAAGGGATTCCCAGGGGAGAAATATTGCTAAGATAAAGATCCTCTTCCTTAGCTTTGGCCAGGAGCGCCCGGGTTTCAATATCTACACTGGTAGCCTCCGGCACCAGGAGAAATGGAGACCCCCAGCCTACCGAGGATACCCGGTAAAAGTCAAGTAGGAAATCGTGTTCCCCGGCAGTACCAACCCCGCCCTGCACGCTAATCTTAAGCTCCAGGGGTTTTACCGGTACCGGCATTTCTTTTTGTATCAAAGTATTGCTCATTAAATCATGGACACTTTGTACAAGCTCCTCTTTTTTTGATTTAAATTCTTCAAGAATGGGCCCTAAAAGTAACCCTTCTGTGGCAAAGGCATGACCCCCGCAATTAAGACCGGACTCGATACGATATTCTGAGATCCACAGGCCTTTTTTGGCAAGATAATTCCCCTGTATCCATGCCGACCTGAAGTCGCTTACCTTAAGGATGATCTTTTTCTTTAAATTTCCCGCAGCATCGGGGAAAAAATCCATGAAATTCTCAAAATAACTATAAAGCCTGGGGTTCATTCCGGCAGAAAGTACAATAGAGGAATTAAGGTTGGAATTTGCAAATCCGCGAAGCGCTGCATGCGCATCGTTGAACTCTACGGGTAGTTGCTCGTTTTTGACAAAATTATCCTTATCTATTTTAGACATGATATTCACATCTATACTTCCGGGATGCAGATGATCTTCAATATATTTTTGAATATGTTCTTTTACATTATTGCCGTTATCCAAAATGGTTTGGAGGCCCAATTTAATTTGTGACCTGTTGGGCAACATAGAAATATAATTTTCCAGCGTTGTCCTGCTCTCCAGCAGTTCGTTCTTGAAATCTTCAAATTTGTTTTTAACAATTTTATCCACCAGGTTGAGGTAAGAGGTAATCCTCAAAGCCCTGTAATCGTGAATATTTTCACTTATTTCCTGGTATGTAATATTGAATTTACTGCTGTAAAAGGCATTCATTTTTTCAATTAGCTCATCATCGATTATAGAAATCACAGAGGAGATACCATAATGGGCAACCCTTATGGGACTGTCTATTGTGAAGGCCGTTCCCATTACCGGAATGTGAAAGGAATGCAGGGATTCTTTTTGGGTCATATGTTTAATTTTTTAAATTTTAAGTCACCTGGTTTTATTAAAATGAACTGGTTCTAAGGCCGTGTTGTTAATCCCAGTCCAGCAATCTTTTCTCACCTTCAATATTCTTAATATCTGTTATATCCTGAGACATTTCAATAACCCCCTTGTAATTCTTTTGGGCATCACGCACGGCAAAATATCTTATGTATATAAGTCGTCCCTTAAAGTTGATCCAGAAGGAAGATTCGTTTTGAGTTCCTTTCCTGAATTCTTCCAGGATCCTTAAAACCGTTCCAACACTTTTGGGAGGGTGACAAAATTTTACTTCACGGCCTATGATACCGGCACTACGTGGGAAAACCCGTTCTTCACCACGGTTATAAAAGATAACTTTATCATTTTCGTCTACATAAGTAATATCAAGCGGCATGGTTTTAAGCAGAAGGTTTACCTGTTCTACTGTCATATAACCTTCATCATAATGAGCGGTATTTTCAGTTGAGAAAGAAAGTTCCCTTTTTGTATGATCGTTTGCCGGGTGAATATATTCCTGCTCTGGATAATTTGGCGGTGTTACGGTTAACATCCAGCCAATTTCTTCTTCGCCTTTGCGCATTTCAATCCAGTCTTTTTCACTAAGGAGTTCCAGGGCATTTGGGAATAAAACCGTTTCTTCAGTATATAATAAGCGTTGGATCCCGTTAATTAGATATGGGGCATCTGTTAAGACCTGCTCGTAATCCCGCGCTTCAATTTTCTTCCGAAGCAACCTAAACTGGTCCCTTAAATTGTCATGAAAGGACCACATTCCCATTGAGGGGCCATTCCATCGGCGTTTTTCCAGGAATGGAAACAGCTGATTTTCTTTACGCTCAAACCTTTTTTCTATGGTGTGGAGCTGATTGAAAATATTGTAATATTTCTGGTTCTCTTCGGAAGGATCCAGCGCTTCCAGTTCCTCCAGAAGGCTATTGATCATTTTGGTTTCTTCCCTGTAAATTTCAATGGGGTGGCCCTTCGGAAGAATAATTTTTTCAGTCGAATCTTGTATACTCATAAATAATTTACCGTCTTTAAAGTTTCGCGTTATAAAATGCAAAGCAGCTCCAGATGCTGAAACATTTGGGCTTTAAACTTTTTGGATCCCTTGATTATAAAAAAAGGATCTAATTAGGGTAAAGAAAAGGGTAAATCAAAACAAGGAATATGACCTCAATCATCTTTTCAGCAATTTAATGATTTTGCAGTATTGAATGCCTGGTATTCAGCAATGTAGACTTAAAAAAAGTTAAGTTTTTTAATTTTAATGATATGATTTTAATAAAAAAATTACTAACTTTAAGTACCAATATTTGAAATAGTTTTTGCTTTGGGTCCTTCCATTGTCTTTTTACAGAATATTGGCATTAAACTACTGGAGTTCCCCCCTTTGAATTTATATGGGAGACTTCAGTATTATTTTTTCGAAGAAACAGGAATTAACAGTCGAGGGTCTTAATCTGTTATATTACTGTTTCTTCGTTTTTTATATATCTCCTAAAAATTTAGCAGGTGTTTTACATCCCTTAACATTTTTGCAATTATTAGTTCGAGGGATCGTAAAGTCGAGTTAAAGGCTTTTTAACCAATTCTCCTTTTTTGTAATTTCAAGTGAAACACCCGGATTTTTAAAATTATCGGTGCGATTATCCCTCTATGTGGTGGGACTATTTATTAACTAAACACAAAAAAGAAAAATTATGTTAGCAATGAATTTTAGAGGCCCCTTTAGGGTGCGGGCAGACAGGGACAAGCCTTATCCCGAAATTGAACATCCTGAAGATGCAATCGTGCGGGTGCTAAGATCCTGTATTTGTGGGTCAGACCTGCACTTGTATCACGGCCTTGTTCCTGATACCAGGGTTGGCAGCACTTTTGGCCACGAATTTATAGGAGAAATAGTGGAAGTAGGTTCGGCAGTTGAAAAGGTAAAAATAGGAGATAAAGTAATGGTTCCTTTCAATATAGCATGTGGAAAATGTGCCTTTTGCCGGCAGGAACTATATGGTAATTGTCACGAGTCAAATCCGGAGTCGGGCGCAGTGGGTGGAATATTTGGGTATTCCCATACCGCCGGGGGATATAATGGCGGGCAGGCAGAATATGTAAGAGTTCCTTATGCAAATGTTGGCCCCACGGTAATTCCCGAATGGATGGACCCCGATGATGCGGTCCTGCTTACAGATGTTGTACCTACGGGATATCAGGCCGCCGAAATGGGAGGGATCCAGGAAGGAGATACAGTGGTGGTCTTTGGAGCAGGCCCTATTGGAATTATGGCAGCAAAATGCGCCTGGTTATTTGGCGCGGGAAGGGTAATAGTTATAGATGAACTTGAATATCGTCTTGATTTTGTAAAGGATTATGCCCAATGCGAAGTTTATAATTTTTCGGAGTTAGAGGATCCCGTGGGTTTCATTAAAAAAACTACCGATTCCCTGGGTGCAGATGTGTGTATAGATGCAGTGGGAGCAGAGGCTGCAGGGAATACTATGAATACTTTACTGGGGAGAAAATTACTGCTTCAGGGAGGTTCTACAACAGCATTACACTGGGCCATAAACTCGGTAAAAAAAGGAGGTATTGTTTCCATAGTTGGGGTTTACGGGCCCATAGATGCCCTGGTGCCCATTGGAAATGTTGTGAATAAAGGCATTACCATTAGAGCAAACCAGGCCTCGGTTAAAAGATTATTACCCCGTCTTATTGAACATGTAAGGAATGGGATCATAGACCCGAAAGCGCTTATTACCCATAGAGTTCCTCTGGAAGAGGTGGGGGAAGCCTACCATATCTTCTCGCGGAAACTGGATAACTGCATTAAACCTGTATTAATACCACCTTCTGCCAGCTAAACCTTGATGTTTAAGAAAACTGAATTTTTAAAAAATAAAAATATCCATTATGATAAACGATGAAACAAATCCTTCAGAATCTCAAAGATCGCGGGGGAAAGATTATAGCCATATAAAGGGATGGGGTATAGATGCAAATAAGGAAAATGACCCT encodes the following:
- a CDS encoding MlaE family ABC transporter permease, which produces MRTSIPLYHNVRSFFEEAGELARFAGRFFVELFSTPFEFRELLKQCYNMGNRSILLVGVTGFILGLVFTLQSRPTLIEFGAVAWMPSMVSISIVREIGPVIIALICAGRIGSGIGAELGSMRVTEQIDAMEVSGTNPFKFLVVTRILAAILMLPVLVVFGDAIALFGSALIENLKGGVSFQLYFNQVFNALEYKDLFPATIKTFFFGFAIGLVGCFKGYNSKKGTAGVGKASNAAVVYTSMLLFVIDFIAVFIADIFY
- a CDS encoding pentapeptide repeat-containing protein is translated as MNIPQTKKEMQASLIENQDFKNKDFTAEELYPAEFESCIFTNCNFSQQNLGPFSFIDCKFENCDFSLSQFAGTTLRDVLFSNCKLMGLRFDACNPFLLSFEFQDCILDFSSFYKLNIKGTHFSKCRMRETDFTETNLSNAVFDSCDLSGTTFSNSILQKADLRTSQNFSIDPEVNSITAARFSRANIAGLLGRYKIIIEN
- a CDS encoding acetolactate decarboxylase produces the protein MRSLTILHLTFFLSFLFLSCGNNDTKPNTELSMVKVSGAMKNVMLKGELQGTVQLDSLPHKENLIAVGPLENLLGEILVIDGKSYISKVVTDSSMQVEENFKVKAPFLVYTRVQDWEQSHLPDSIRTIADLESYLDGFTKDLERPFAFKLTGIAKNALIHIQNLPPGTTVSSPQEAHSGQVSYLLTNERFLIGGFFSTSHQGIFTHHDSYLHMHLITEDRGKMGHLDELNIQPGTAKLYLARK
- a CDS encoding DUF438 domain-containing protein — translated: MSIQDSTEKIILPKGHPIEIYREETKMINSLLEELEALDPSEENQKYYNIFNQLHTIEKRFERKENQLFPFLEKRRWNGPSMGMWSFHDNLRDQFRLLRKKIEARDYEQVLTDAPYLINGIQRLLYTEETVLFPNALELLSEKDWIEMRKGEEEIGWMLTVTPPNYPEQEYIHPANDHTKRELSFSTENTAHYDEGYMTVEQVNLLLKTMPLDITYVDENDKVIFYNRGEERVFPRSAGIIGREVKFCHPPKSVGTVLRILEEFRKGTQNESSFWINFKGRLIYIRYFAVRDAQKNYKGVIEMSQDITDIKNIEGEKRLLDWD
- a CDS encoding zinc-dependent alcohol dehydrogenase, with the translated sequence MLAMNFRGPFRVRADRDKPYPEIEHPEDAIVRVLRSCICGSDLHLYHGLVPDTRVGSTFGHEFIGEIVEVGSAVEKVKIGDKVMVPFNIACGKCAFCRQELYGNCHESNPESGAVGGIFGYSHTAGGYNGGQAEYVRVPYANVGPTVIPEWMDPDDAVLLTDVVPTGYQAAEMGGIQEGDTVVVFGAGPIGIMAAKCAWLFGAGRVIVIDELEYRLDFVKDYAQCEVYNFSELEDPVGFIKKTTDSLGADVCIDAVGAEAAGNTMNTLLGRKLLLQGGSTTALHWAINSVKKGGIVSIVGVYGPIDALVPIGNVVNKGITIRANQASVKRLLPRLIEHVRNGIIDPKALITHRVPLEEVGEAYHIFSRKLDNCIKPVLIPPSAS